A segment of the Desulfobulbaceae bacterium genome:
AAAATCCCAAAAATCTACTTCCGGCGGCAGAGGTTTTCTACGTTCTCTTTTGATATATTTTTTTACTTCATGCTTAATCGCTTCAATAAGCCGGGGAAGTTTTAACTTAGGGTGGGTCAGCTTAAACGTTTTTTTCATTGGGATTCCATTTGGTAGAGTGAGCAAATAAACGAGCAGTAATTAATGACATGATATCATCAATGGCAGGTTTTACATATTAATCTTTCTTAAACCAATTCAGAGCTTACGAGATAAGCGCATTCTCATGATATAGTGAAATTTATTTTGTTTGCAGAAGGTGAACAAAATTCTCAAAAATTTCTTTGTGAAAAAAACCCAGCATCTCATCCTTCATAACCTGTAAGGCCTGAAAAGGAGTAAGTGCCTTTTTATACGACCTTTCTGATGTCAAGGCATCGTAAACATCGGCAATACTGCAAATTCGGGCATAGTCATGTATCTCGTTGCCCGCTAGCCTCTTGGGATACCCAGTTCCGTCCTCTCTTTCATGATGTTGCATGCAGATAACCCGGCACTCTTCGGATAGTTGACCGGCAGCGTCAAGTGTTTTGAAACTTTGATATGGATGGGTTCTCATTCTCTGCATCTCGTGCTCAGTCAATCGTGCAGGTTTATTAATAATCTGCGGATCAACCTTAATCTTGCCAAGATCGTGAAGGAAAAAACCAGCACCAAGTTCATGAATATTATGGTCGCTGTTTCGGCTATATAGGCGTTTTGCAAGAAATATAGATAAAATCCCCACATTAACGGAATGAGTATACGTGTAGAAATCATGCGAAGTAATTCGTAGCATATTAGCGCTAGTTTCTTCATCTGATAAAATCAGATCCGCTATATCAGAAACAACATCTTTGAAATCAGTGATAGCTTCAGCGCTAGGATTAGCAAAAACACCTTCAATAATTTTTTGTGAATTCTGATAAACTGCAAGGGCTTTCTGAGGTGGAGGCATACTGGGGTTGTTAATAATGTTTCGAAGTTCCTGGGACATATTAGTGTCCGGCTTCCATTCCTCTGGTATATCGATACCCTGTGCGGGGTGGGTAATGGACTGGATGTCCAAAGCGGCTTGAGACCGGGATGAATCGAACTGAATTTCTTTCAACCCCGATTTTTGAAGTTTTTTTATTTCAGATTCAGACTTAATCAGAAAACTTGTGTAGAGAAACGAATGATCAAGCCAATTTTGCGGCAGAACAACATACATACCAATTGTAATTTTATTGATGTCAATTGTGTATAACATAGAGGGAATTATTCAATAAGTGCGTAGAGTTGTTGAATCTCCATTTCCCAGATATCACTATTAATGGTTTCAAGTATTAAGGGGATATTATCAAATCGCGGATCATTCATCAGTTTTTTAAAGACATCCCAACCTAACTCTCCATCACCAATAGAGTGATGACGATCGAGCTTTTGGCCAAGTTTTGACTTAGAGTCATTAAGGTGAACACCTTTAAGAAGGTCAAAACCAAGAACATTGCCAAAAGAATTCATTACATCATGATACTTATTCTTAATATCGTAGCCGGCAGCATAAATATGGCAGGTATCAATACAGACGCCTACTCTTTTGCGGTCGACAACACGGTCAATAATATAGGCAAGTTGCTCAAAGGTATAACCAAGGTTTGTGCCCTGCCCTGCGGTTGTTTCCAGGACAAAAACAACCTTTTCTGTTTCAGTAATCGCTTTATTTACACCTTTGGCTATCAGCGCTAAGCTCTCCTCTTCTGACGCCTCTCCGAGATGGCTTCCTGGATGAAAATTTAATACAGAAAGGCCAAGTTGTTCCACCCTTTTAGCTTCGTCAATAAAGGTAATAACTGATTTTTCTCTTTTCTCGAGATCTGGATTACCAATATTGATCAGATACCCATCGTGGGGTAAAACGTGTTCTGAACTAATACCAGATTTAAGCAGATTGACCTTGAACGAGTTAGTGTTTTCTTTGGTCAAAGGTTTAGACGTCCACTGACGTGGACTTTTGGTAAATAAGGCAAAAGCGTTAGCGCCTATCTTGCTGGCATTTAAGGGCGCATTTTCAACGCCACCAGAGATACTTACATGGGCACCAACATATTTCATTTAATATCGATCAAACCCGTCAGGAGACGTACCCCTTACAGCCCTTACATAATAAGTTCTCTTCTTCTCGGTTGTTTGCCGGCCAAAAACCACCTTTTTAGGCAAAATCTCACCGTTACCACACAGCTCCCACGAAATGTACTCAGATGGCATTGTGTTAGGGAAAGCCTCAAGATTTATATGTGGTTCTTCGTTTTTGGTTTCTTTAAGCTGAGTCAGTTCGATAACGGTTGGTAATCGCCAGTCAGAAAAACCACCGAATTTGGTATCATTAAGTATTTCGATTAACCCTTTCTTGACCTTTGAATATTTGTAGGTGTCTGATTTTGAATGAATACCTAGAGAATTGCTTTTTACCTCCCAGTAAAGTCCAGTAGAAGAGTCATAGGTAATTGACCATTCTGTAGCATCATTAGACAGCTCATTACCATTTTCATCGAGTTTTGAATATCGAATGTCCAATGAGTAAGCAAATCCCGCAAAATAAAAAAGGAATATAGCTATGATGGTTATACGCGTAAAATTTAATTTTGTTTTCATCATTTATCCTGATTAGCGATGATCTTCCGCAGCACACCTAAAGTCTTATTTCCGAATCGCTTTTGCCCCGGAACAAACTTAATGTCCTGCGGACGGAATTAACGGCTCCTAAGTCGGTTAACTCAAGCCAGCGGATATTGTTTTAGATAATTTGTCATCAATAGTTTGAATTATTGTAGCATCGTTGAGTTTACTTCCTTCCTTTCGAAGTGTCTTCGTAACATTACCGAAACCAACCCGAAGTTTTTTATCACTTACAAGCTCCAAGGCCTTGTTTATACGTTCTTTTACTTCTTCTGGCTTTAGCCCTTCAGCCTGTCCGAGCGGGCCGAGATCTTTGATAAGTGCGGTATATTCGGTAATAAGTTGAACAAACCGAGGTGCCTCAGCCGCCGAAGCCCACTTAAGATTATATCGTTCGGGTTTAATGCCGATTTCAGAAAGCACCTTTTTTACTAAAGCATCAACACCCATTGCATCGTAATTACCAACCTGGTAATGACATTCGCCGAGTTGTCAGCCGCCTGTAAAAATGCCATCAGCACCTTCAGCAAAAGCCTTCAAGATAAAGCTTGGATCAATTCGTCCAGTGCACATAACCCGGATTGTCCGCAGGTTTGGTGGATATTGATAACGTGATACACCGGCTGAATCAGCTGCCGCATAACAGCACCAATTACATAGAAATCCGAGAATACGTGGATTGAAATCTTGACTCATGATTACTCCTCAATAATTTTTCCAAAAGCCTCTATCTGGGAGATGATCTGTTCGTTGGTGAACCCTCCCATAGAGATAGCAAATGTAGGACAGTGCGCAGCACAAATTCCACATGCCTTACAGGAAGCGACTATGGTTTCAGCTTTGCGTTTATTATTTTCATCTTTGGTCATTATTATAGCTTTAAAAGGACATAGGCTTTCACAAAGTCCACAGCCGATACAGGTTTCTTTATCAACACAAGAAACAATTGGATCAACGGAAACCTTACCTTTCACAAGTGGCATTACAGCTTTTGAAGCAGCAGCCTGAGCTTGGACAATTGTCTCATCAAGCGGCTTTGGCGCATGGGCCAATCCACATACGTAAACTCCGGCAACCGGCATTTCAACAGGACGAAGTTTTACGTGGGCTTCAAGGAAAAACTTATCTTCTGTAACCGGCACCTTGAGTAATTTACTGATAACCGAGGTATCTTCAGGAACAATACCAACACTTAAGACAATGAGTTCAGGTTCAAGGGTAACTTTTTCCTGTAGAATTGGGTCATTATAGGTGATATGTGCAGCAGTACCCTTCCTGGCAATTTGAGGCATATCAGCAACATCGTAAGGTACAAAAACAACACCCTTCTCACGTGCTTCACGATATTTTTCTTCGGCATACCCATAAGTTCTCATATCACGATAAAGAATAATTACCTGAGACTCTGGAGACAGATCTTTAATGGTAAGTGCATTTTTTACAGCGTGATTGCAACATACCTTACTACAATAATTCAAATCATCACCGCGCGAACCAGCACACTGCACCATAACGATTGACTTAGGGGCTTTTGATTTTGTGGCGCCCTCTAATTTTGTTTCCAGTTCCTTCTGGGTAACTATATTGGGGGCAATAACAGGTTTTTGGCCTAATACGGTTTCAGGCTGATGCTGACGCCCTCCGGTAGCAAGAATAATTACACCATGATCAATGGTTTGCTCAACTGTCTTGCTGCCCTTTTTAGTCGAAATAACAGAAGAAAAATTACCAATAAAACCAGATGTTTCAGTAAGTTCTGAATTAGTGCATATATCGATCAGCTTATTGTTCTTGGCTAACTCAATCATTTTATCTAAAGATTTAGTGGTATCAACCCCGAGTATAGTCTTTTTAATGTCGAGTAAATTGCCACCAAGTTTAGACTGTCGTTCAATTAAGGTACAATGAAATCCTTGCTCGGCAATGGTCAGTGCTGCGGTAATACCAGCCACACCGCCGCCAACAACAATTGCCTTGGGTGTAACTGGAACAGTTTGTTCGGCAAGTGGTTTAATGAGGTTTGCCTTTGCAACACCCATTCGAATAAGATCCATTGACTTTGTTGTAGCAAGAGCAGGCTCATTGGCATGCACCCACGAACATTGGTCGCGAATGTTGACCATCTCAAAGAGATTTCGGTTGAGCCCGGAATCTTTTAATGTTTCTTGAAACAATGGCTCATGTGTTCGAGGTGAACAGGCAGCAATAACAACGCGATTAAGCTTATGTTCCTTTATCTTCTGCTTTAGTACTTCCTGGGCATCCTGAGAGCAGCTGTAGAGCGACTCGGAATGATAAACAACATTTTTCATAGTGCCGGAATATTTATCAACCCTTGGCACATCGACAATTCCACCAATATTTATACCGCAGTGACAGGTAAATACCCCGATACGAATCTCTTCTTCTTGGATATCGCGTTCGTCTGGATATGTTTTAATCACATATCCTTTGCCACGTTGATTTTTAAGGAGTCCGGCAGCAATGCCGGCAGCTGCACTGGATTGGGTTACACTCTCTGGAATATCTTTTGGTCCCTGAAAAGCCCCAGCAACATAAATACCCTTTCTATTAGTATTTAATGGCGTGAAAGGAGAAGTCGCACAAAAATCGTATGCATTCAATTCAATGTCGAATTTTTTTGCAATTTTTTGTGCATCTTTGGGGGAATCCAGGCCAACTGAAAGGACAACCATATCAAATTGTTCAAATTGATGTTTGCTGTCCATAGTAGAATAAGTAAGCTTCAACCCTTTCTCATTCCAAGGCATAACATCTGCGACTTTAGCACGAACAAATTTAATACCAAATTGTTCTTTAGCACGTTTATAGGCAGCGTCAAAATCCTTACCCTGGGTTCGAATATCCATATAGTAGATGGTAATATCCAATGAAGGGTCATGCTCTTTGGCGACCATTGCTTCTTTGATGGCATACATACAGCATACCGAGGAGCAATAGCCGTTATCGCAGCCCAGATCTCGAGAGCCAACACATTGAATAAAGGCAATTTTTTTAGGATGGCGATTATCCGAAAGACAGAGAACGTGTCCTTCAAAAGGCCCAGATGGGTTAAGCAATCGCTCAAATTCAACACTAGTTACGACATCCGCATGTTTTCCATAGCTATATTTTTGCAAAGTTTCATCGGGAATTCGTCCAAAACCTGGTGCTAAAACTACAGCGCCAATTTCAAGTTTTCTATTCTTTGCTTTTTGCGTAAAATCAATTGCCTTGCTACGGCATACCGGAACGCATATCTGACAGGTGTTTTCGGTTAAATGAAGGCACGAGTCTGGATCAATGTAATACGTAGCAGGGACCGCTTGCGGATAGTCAATGTGAATTGGACGGGTTAGATCCAATCCTTCATTGTATTCATCTATGAGATGCTTCGGGCAATACGTGGTACATAGCCCGCATGCAGTACATTTATCAGCATCAATATATCGAGGCTTTACTTTTACATTTGCGACAAATGCACCAGGTTCACCTTCAAGAGTTTGAAGATCGGCGTTACTGATTATTTCGATGTTTGGAGACCGACCGGCCTCTACTAATTTAGGTGCCAGGATTCAGAGTGAGCAGTCATTGGTTGGAAATGTCTTATCCAGCTGTGCCATAACACCACCAATGGCCGCTGATTTCTCAACTAAATAGACATAATAACCAAGATCGGTAAAATCGAGTGCAGCTTGTACTCCGGCCACACCACCACCAAGAACCATCACAGCACCAGAGGTGCTAGATGTTGCCTTTGCTGGTGTCATCTTGGTAGTTTTTTTAGTGCTGGCAGCTTTTTTGCTCTTCACAGCCTTTGCCATAATAATTGCCTCTTTCTTTTATCAAAATTGAGCTGTTAACTAGTAGCATTTAGTCGTAAATAAAAACTAATAGCTTTTAGCTTGTTTCTCTATTCGTACTGCACAAACCTTGGCCTCGGGAATTTTACATACCGGATCAAGTGCATCATTTGTTAAGAGGTTTGCACAAGCTTCCTTATAGTGAAATGGTATAAATACTATGCCTTTATTAACTTTTGTGGTGATATAAGCCGGTAGTGAGATTTTTCCGCGACGAGTTAGTGCATTCACCATATCTCCATCAACTACATTGATACTGCTAGCATCATCCGGATGAATTTCAACATAGGGTCCGCGGTCAGCATCTTCAATAACCTTTGATCGTCTGGTCATGGTGCCGGTGTGGTACTGTTGAAGAACTCTGCCGGTTGATAGAATTAATGGATATTCACTGTCAGGTGTCTCATTTGGAGCATGCCATTCAATGGCGCTGAACAGTGCCTTTCCTCTCGGGAATCCATTTTCGAAAAGAATTGGCGTGCCGGGATGATCAACTGTTGGGCATGGCCATTGAATGCCCTCGTTCTCAATCCGCTCATAGGTAATCCCCGCAAGTGCAGGCCACGCTTGACCCATCTCCTCGAAAACTGATTGAGCAGAAGTTATAGCAGCGGCTTTAAATGCTGACTCTCCACCATGGCGATAACTCTCAAAACTATGGCTTGGTATGGTGTTGAAACCATATTGCATACGAGCAGAGATCATATCAATAATTGTTAAGTCATCACGCGCTGTACCAGGTGGCTCAACTGCTTTTCGTATACGCTGAACACGTCTTTCAGTGTTGGTAAATGTACCGTTTTTTTCCGCATATGAAGCCGCCGGCAGGACAACATCAGCCATTTCAGCAGTTTCTGTGAGAAATATATCCTGTACAACAAGAAAATCGAGATTTTCAAAGGCTTCACGTACATGCGTCGTATTTGGATCACTCAAAAGTGGGTTCTCACCCATGATCCAAAGCCCTGACAACGTTCCATCAAGCATGGCATGTGTCATTTCAGTTGCTGTCAAGCCAGGCTTTGAAGGCAGAGTGACATTCCAAAGAGTTTCAAAACGTGCTCTGGCCACATCATCATCAACTTTCTGATATCCAGGCAGTAAAGTCGGCAAGCAGGCTGCATCACTGGAGCCTTGAACATTGTTCTGCCCACGTAGTGGATTAAGACCTGCGCCATGTTTACCTAAATTACCTGTCATCAACGCCAGGTTGGCCAAGGTAAGCACATTGTTTGTCCCAGAGGTATGTTGGGTGATCCCCATGGTATAGTATATTCCAGCGCAATCAGCTTCGGCGTATATCTTTGCTGCCTCAATAATATCTTTTGCTGCTACACCAGTTATCTCCTGTGCCCACTCAGGTGTGCACGACTTAATGGAAGCGGCAAAAGCATCAAAATTTTCAGTTCGTTCACGAATATACTCTTGGTCATGCAGATTATTTTCCAAAATAATATTGCATATGGTGTTGATCAAAGCGGCATCTGTTCCAGGGCGATGTTGTAGCCAAATCGTAGCATAATCAACTAAAGGAATTCGTCTGGGATCAGCGACTACCAGCTTAGCACCTCTGCTAACGGCTTTTTTCATGCGCTGACCAATAACAGGATGTGCCTCTGTTGTGTTGGATCCAATCACAAATAAAGCATCATTGTCTACAATACCTGCTATATCATTACTCATCGCTCCAGAACCAAGTACTGCGGCCAGACCGGCCACCGTAGGACTGTGTCAGTAGCGGGCACAATGATCAACATTGTTGGTGCCAACTATGGTTCTAAAGAATTTTTGGAATGCGTAATTTTCTTCATTAGTGCATCGGGCTGATGACAACCCGGCAAGGGCGTCAGAGCCATTGTCGGAAATTATACAACGAAAAGCACCCGCCACAAAATCCAAGGCTTCTTCCCAACTGGCAGGTTCTAAAGGCCCATTTTTTCGACGTCGAACCAGAGGAGTTGTCAACCTGTCAGGGTGTTGAACAAATTTTGAGCCAAAACGACCCTTTATGCAAAGATCACCATAATTAGGTAGACGATCTAGGTCTGATGAAACTTCCATCAAGGTGTCGCCCTTAACTTTAAGCTGTATTTGGCATCCTGTCCCACAATATGGGCATGTTGTTGATACCAGCCGCACATCCTCATTAGTTATCGGCACGATACAATCTTTTTTATTTAAGGCACCTGTTGAACAGTTATCGACACAGGCCCCACAGGACACGCACTTATCGTTAAATTTAAAGGATAGTTTAACTGGTCTGCCTTCAGCATCAAACTCTGAGCAACCAAGTTCAATTGCCTCATAATCACAACTGTTTTCACAACGTTTACAGTAGATGCATTTATTCATGTCAACAATAATGGCAGGATGACTGTCATCACGTGAATACATCGGTTTTACGGGCATACCGGATTTATTAGGATCAGCGCCATAATCAATAGAAAGGCGTTTATAATCACAGCGGTCAAAGGCGGTACAGCCGCAGGATAGACAGCGGGATGCCTCTTTTATGGCCATGTTTTCTGTGAAGCCTAGTTTAATCTCGTCAAAATCCTGAATACTTGTTGCGGGCGTCCGTGTAGGCATCTTCTCTCGAAGCTTTACCTGAACTCCTTCAAAATTTGTCAAATCAACTTCATCAAAGGATTTGCCCCGGCTGAAATTAAAGCGACTTTCGGCTGGCGGTTTGAGCTCATCCATAACATAACTATGAATATTTTCAGAAGCACGCCGTGCAGAGACGACGGTCTGAATAACTGTCCTGGTTCCGGAAACTGCATCACCAGCAGCAAATATGCCATCAACAGTAGTTAATGAGGTGCGAATATTAGCCTGTAAACAGTTACTATCCGATAAACTGAGACCAGCTTCAATGCCGCCGATTGAAACCTGGTTTGCACTGAAGGCAGATTGTCCCAATGAGTAAATCACGGTATCAACCTGAATTATATTAGTAGAGCCCGGAACTGCTTCAGGATTTCTCTTCCCTTTTTTATCAGGTTCACTAAGACGCATACGAATAAGCTCTACATCAAGACCATCCTGTGCTTCAACAATCTGTACCGGCGAGGCTACCATGAGAAATTGCACACCTTCATTTTCAGCCTCTTTAACAATACGCTGATTTGCAGGCATACCTGTTCGTGATTTGGGGTAAATAATAGTTACTTCATTAACTCCAAGGCGCAAAAGCGTTCTTGCTGACTCCAAAGCGATGTTGTTTCCACCAATTACCGCGGCACGCTTTCCAAGCTCCTTCTTTTTGCCAATCGACACATCTTTCAAGAAATCTGTAGCGGCCCATACTCCTGGCAGAGTCGCCCCGGGAATTTCGAGTTTTTCCGGTACAAGGGCTCCAATTCCTATAAAAGTTGCCTTAAACCCCTGATCTTGAAGATCTTGTAGAGAAAAATCGACCCCCCATTTCTGATTAAGTTTAACAGAAATACCCATTTTCAGTATTGCTGTTGTTTCATAATCAAGAATATTTCGGGGTATTTTGTAGTCCGGAATACCATAACGCATCATACCGCCCAGTTGAGGCATGGCCTCAAAGACAGTAATATCATGACCTTTTTGGGCAAGATAATAAGCAACAGTGAGACCGGCGGGACCACCACCAATAACGGCGATTTTTTTACCGGTTGGCTTTTCTTTATGGATGTTTAAAGCAATATCATTGTCCATGCACCAATCTGCTACAAATCTCTTCAGGTGATTGATTGAAACCGGCTCATCAACTAAAAGACGTCTACAGCGAGTTTCACAAAAACGCGGGCAAACACGGCCAACTGAAAATGGAAAGGGATTACGTTCCATTACCAAGCGCAGAGCCTCTTCATATTCGCCCTGTGCTACATGGGCAATATACCCTTGTACATTGATTTGTCCTGGACAGGTAAGATTACAGGGGGCCTTACAGTCTCCAAAATGCGTTTGGGTGAGAATTGAAAGTCTATTTTTTCTGTGTTCGGATAATTCGGGAGAATCCGTCACAATTTTCATACCATCAACTATTAGAGTTGAACATGAAAGAACGAAATCCGGTGAACCAGCAACTTCAACAACACACAACCCGCAGCTTTGCGCTGAAGTTTTTCCCTTGACAGTACAAAGGGTTGGAATTGTTATGGCGGACCGTGAAGCTGCTTCCAAAATGGTAATACCATCCTGGGCAGTGATTGAGTGGTCATTTATGGTAATTGATACAGGCATATTAGATACAGTGATTATCCAATTGTTTTTACGCGCAACTCTAGTGTATTAATCATCACAAGAAAACTGTTACTGATGATAAAAGTTAAAATGATTACTTAGCAGGTTTCCAATCTTTGAGGAAAGCTGGCATGTGGCCAGCTTCACGAGGTCCGATTGTAATTGTCCAGTCAGGCAGCTCTTCTTCAAGTTCACCCTTGATGGTAGCAAGATATCCTGGGATAATAAGTTCACGATGTTTAACTTTACCCTCAATGCCATTTTTCTTAATGAACTGAGCAATAAGATCTGCCCCAAATTTTCCTGCTGCCCAGGCTGTCAAGACACTCAAGCCTTCGGTATCTTTTATGAGGAGCCATGAAGGTACTTTGGAGCTTTCAATTTCACCAGAAACAATAAAATACGTCAGTGAGAAGTTACACGTAATGACAACGGGGGAGTTTTCTCCAGGGCCATTAATGGGGTATATGTCCTCTTCAACAACCATAGGTCGCTGTGGGTCAGTAAATATATTGAGTCTTTCCAGTAAAAGCGGGAACAATGTTTCACCCTGAAGATCGGAAAGAACTATGATTCCGGTATATTTAGCAATCATAACAGAAGCAATCATCGCTTCCATAAGCGGATCATCAGTCATTTCACAAGG
Coding sequences within it:
- a CDS encoding HD-GYP domain-containing protein is translated as MLYTIDINKITIGMYVVLPQNWLDHSFLYTSFLIKSESEIKKLQKSGLKEIQFDSSRSQAALDIQSITHPAQGIDIPEEWKPDTNMSQELRNIINNPSMPPPQKALAVYQNSQKIIEGVFANPSAEAITDFKDVVSDIADLILSDEETSANMLRITSHDFYTYTHSVNVGILSIFLAKRLYSRNSDHNIHELGAGFFLHDLGKIKVDPQIINKPARLTEHEMQRMRTHPYQSFKTLDAAGQLSEECRVICMQHHEREDGTGYPKRLAGNEIHDYARICSIADVYDALTSERSYKKALTPFQALQVMKDEMLGFFHKEIFENFVHLLQTK
- the nfo gene encoding deoxyribonuclease IV, whose translation is MKYVGAHVSISGGVENAPLNASKIGANAFALFTKSPRQWTSKPLTKENTNSFKVNLLKSGISSEHVLPHDGYLINIGNPDLEKREKSVITFIDEAKRVEQLGLSVLNFHPGSHLGEASEEESLALIAKGVNKAITETEKVVFVLETTAGQGTNLGYTFEQLAYIIDRVVDRKRVGVCIDTCHIYAAGYDIKNKYHDVMNSFGNVLGFDLLKGVHLNDSKSKLGQKLDRHHSIGDGELGWDVFKKLMNDPRFDNIPLILETINSDIWEMEIQQLYALIE
- a CDS encoding DUF1566 domain-containing protein, producing the protein MKTKLNFTRITIIAIFLFYFAGFAYSLDIRYSKLDENGNELSNDATEWSITYDSSTGLYWEVKSNSLGIHSKSDTYKYSKVKKGLIEILNDTKFGGFSDWRLPTVIELTQLKETKNEEPHINLEAFPNTMPSEYISWELCGNGEILPKKVVFGRQTTEKKRTYYVRAVRGTSPDGFDRY
- a CDS encoding hydrogenase iron-sulfur subunit; this encodes MSQDFNPRILGFLCNWCCYAAADSAGVSRYQYPPNLRTIRVMCTGRIDPSFILKAFAEGADGIFTGGUQLGECHYQVGNYDAMGVDALVKKVLSEIGIKPERYNLKWASAAEAPRFVQLITEYTALIKDLGPLGQAEGLKPEEVKERINKALELVSDKKLRVGFGNVTKTLRKEGSKLNDATIIQTIDDKLSKTISAGLS
- a CDS encoding CoB--CoM heterodisulfide reductase iron-sulfur subunit A family protein — translated: MTPAKATSSTSGAVMVLGGGVAGVQAALDFTDLGYYVYLVEKSAAIGGVMAQLDKTFPTNDCSLUILAPKLVEAGRSPNIEIISNADLQTLEGEPGAFVANVKVKPRYIDADKCTACGLCTTYCPKHLIDEYNEGLDLTRPIHIDYPQAVPATYYIDPDSCLHLTENTCQICVPVCRSKAIDFTQKAKNRKLEIGAVVLAPGFGRIPDETLQKYSYGKHADVVTSVEFERLLNPSGPFEGHVLCLSDNRHPKKIAFIQCVGSRDLGCDNGYCSSVCCMYAIKEAMVAKEHDPSLDITIYYMDIRTQGKDFDAAYKRAKEQFGIKFVRAKVADVMPWNEKGLKLTYSTMDSKHQFEQFDMVVLSVGLDSPKDAQKIAKKFDIELNAYDFCATSPFTPLNTNRKGIYVAGAFQGPKDIPESVTQSSAAAGIAAGLLKNQRGKGYVIKTYPDERDIQEEEIRIGVFTCHCGINIGGIVDVPRVDKYSGTMKNVVYHSESLYSCSQDAQEVLKQKIKEHKLNRVVIAACSPRTHEPLFQETLKDSGLNRNLFEMVNIRDQCSWVHANEPALATTKSMDLIRMGVAKANLIKPLAEQTVPVTPKAIVVGGGVAGITAALTIAEQGFHCTLIERQSKLGGNLLDIKKTILGVDTTKSLDKMIELAKNNKLIDICTNSELTETSGFIGNFSSVISTKKGSKTVEQTIDHGVIILATGGRQHQPETVLGQKPVIAPNIVTQKELETKLEGATKSKAPKSIVMVQCAGSRGDDLNYCSKVCCNHAVKNALTIKDLSPESQVIILYRDMRTYGYAEEKYREAREKGVVFVPYDVADMPQIARKGTAAHITYNDPILQEKVTLEPELIVLSVGIVPEDTSVISKLLKVPVTEDKFFLEAHVKLRPVEMPVAGVYVCGLAHAPKPLDETIVQAQAAASKAVMPLVKGKVSVDPIVSCVDKETCIGCGLCESLCPFKAIIMTKDENNKRKAETIVASCKACGICAAHCPTFAISMGGFTNEQIISQIEAFGKIIEE
- the fdhF gene encoding formate dehydrogenase subunit alpha, which gives rise to MPVSITINDHSITAQDGITILEAASRSAITIPTLCTVKGKTSAQSCGLCVVEVAGSPDFVLSCSTLIVDGMKIVTDSPELSEHRKNRLSILTQTHFGDCKAPCNLTCPGQINVQGYIAHVAQGEYEEALRLVMERNPFPFSVGRVCPRFCETRCRRLLVDEPVSINHLKRFVADWCMDNDIALNIHKEKPTGKKIAVIGGGPAGLTVAYYLAQKGHDITVFEAMPQLGGMMRYGIPDYKIPRNILDYETTAILKMGISVKLNQKWGVDFSLQDLQDQGFKATFIGIGALVPEKLEIPGATLPGVWAATDFLKDVSIGKKKELGKRAAVIGGNNIALESARTLLRLGVNEVTIIYPKSRTGMPANQRIVKEAENEGVQFLMVASPVQIVEAQDGLDVELIRMRLSEPDKKGKRNPEAVPGSTNIIQVDTVIYSLGQSAFSANQVSIGGIEAGLSLSDSNCLQANIRTSLTTVDGIFAAGDAVSGTRTVIQTVVSARRASENIHSYVMDELKPPAESRFNFSRGKSFDEVDLTNFEGVQVKLREKMPTRTPATSIQDFDEIKLGFTENMAIKEASRCLSCGCTAFDRCDYKRLSIDYGADPNKSGMPVKPMYSRDDSHPAIIVDMNKCIYCKRCENSCDYEAIELGCSEFDAEGRPVKLSFKFNDKCVSCGACVDNCSTGALNKKDCIVPITNEDVRLVSTTCPYCGTGCQIQLKVKGDTLMEVSSDLDRLPNYGDLCIKGRFGSKFVQHPDRLTTPLVRRRKNGPLEPASWEEALDFVAGAFRCIISDNGSDALAGLSSARCTNEENYAFQKFFRTIVGTNNVDHCARYUHSPTVAGLAAVLGSGAMSNDIAGIVDNDALFVIGSNTTEAHPVIGQRMKKAVSRGAKLVVADPRRIPLVDYATIWLQHRPGTDAALINTICNIILENNLHDQEYIRERTENFDAFAASIKSCTPEWAQEITGVAAKDIIEAAKIYAEADCAGIYYTMGITQHTSGTNNVLTLANLALMTGNLGKHGAGLNPLRGQNNVQGSSDAACLPTLLPGYQKVDDDVARARFETLWNVTLPSKPGLTATEMTHAMLDGTLSGLWIMGENPLLSDPNTTHVREAFENLDFLVVQDIFLTETAEMADVVLPAASYAEKNGTFTNTERRVQRIRKAVEPPGTARDDLTIIDMISARMQYGFNTIPSHSFESYRHGGESAFKAAAITSAQSVFEEMGQAWPALAGITYERIENEGIQWPCPTVDHPGTPILFENGFPRGKALFSAIEWHAPNETPDSEYPLILSTGRVLQQYHTGTMTRRSKVIEDADRGPYVEIHPDDASSINVVDGDMVNALTRRGKISLPAYITTKVNKGIVFIPFHYKEACANLLTNDALDPVCKIPEAKVCAVRIEKQAKSY